The DNA region TCGGCCGCCGACTATCTGCCCGGCGTGGTTCCGGCGACGGGGACGGCCAGCGCCGCCACTCCGCCCTACGACAACTTCCGGGACGGCCGCGACCGCGGCGACACCATCTACCTGACGGCCGCCGACGATCAGGGCAACACGATCTCGCTCATCCAGTCTTTGTACGAAGCGTTTGGGGCGGGAATTGTAGCGGGTGACACGGGCATCGTATTGCACGATCGAGGCGCCGGGTTCAGGCTGGACGCGGGGCATCCCGACCGCGTGGCGCCGGGCAAACGGCCCATGCACACGCTGGTGCCCGCGATGGTCATGAAAGACGGCCGGCCCTGGCTCTCGTTCGGCGTGATGGGCGGCGACATGCAGCCACAGGGGCACGTGCAGGTGCTCGCCAACATCATCGACTTCGGCATGAACGTGCAGGAGGCGGGGGAGGCTCCGCGATTCAGGCACATGGCCGGCGGCGTGGCGCTCGAATCGGCGATGTCGCGCGAGGCCCGGGACGGGCTGACGTCCCGAGGGCACCGCGTCATCGAACGCAAGGGCGCGTTCGGCGGGTTCCAGGGCATTCTTATCGATCCGGTTACGGGGGTGCTGATGGCCGGTTCCGACCCGCGCAAGGACGGCCTTGCCATAGGCAGATAACTCCCGGAGTGAATTTCCGCACAGAGAGCGCCAGGGGTCGGGACGAATTATCGACGGCACGCTTCTTTCGTTACAAAATTGTAATATCAAGAGGTGCGGCGGCCCGGAATACCGCCCGATTACAATTCTGTACTTTCCCGAAGACCGTGCGTGTAATTAGTCCCGGCCCCAAGACCTCCCCGGTGGCTGTTGTGTGTCTTGTGCTCGGCGTCCTCGCCGCCATACCGGCGGCGTCCCGGGCGGACGTTCCACAGGCGCCAGTCCCGATAGACGTCATACACACCCCAGACACCCGCGCGGTTCCACGCTCGCTTCTGGCCAACGTCACGTTTGATCCGCCAGATCCCGACAAGGACAGTCAGGCGGAACCGCCCACAGGTCAGCGACGCCGCGCGAACACGGGCCGCGCGATGCTGGAGATGGGAGGCTTTCTCTCGTACTCCGCGTCGAACTACTGGCGCAAGTACGCCTCGTTTATCGAGGACTGGCAGTTCAAGCTGACGTGGCGCGACCAGACCAGGAAGTGGTTCACCTCCGAAGGGCTGCGACTCGACTCCAACAACTTCCGCCTCAACTGGACTCACGGAGCGGCGGGCGCGCTTTACTACTCCTTTGCGCGCAGCAACGGTTTCGGGCCCGGCGGGTCGTTCCTGTTTGCCGCAGGCGGATCGCTGCTCTGGGAATACGGGGCTGAATGGCGGGAAATCTCCTCCATCAATGATCACGTGTACACCGCGATTGGATCCGTGCCGATTGCCGAATCGCTGTTCCAGGTCAGCAATCACTTCCGCAACCGCCACGGCCTGGCCAATCGTCTGGGCGAGCTGGCGACCAATCCCCTCGTCGCCATCAATGACCTGCTTGACGGCAAGGGCCGGCCGCCACGCGTGGCGACCGATCAATGGCACGATTTCAGGCTCTCCACGGGAGGCCTGCGTGGGGCGCCGCTGGCAGACAGCGATGCCGCTACGCAGAACGTCCTGAGTCTCGACCTGCGCACGGTCACGCTGCCGGGTTACGGCAAGGCCGGCACCGGCAGCGGGCGCACCGACGGCACCATCGACAGCGGGTTTCATTTCGATGCCAAGGCGCTCGGTCTCAACGTGGAGGAGTTCTCGATTAGCGCGCGGACCACACTGCTGGGCTGGTGGTGGAGGGACATCCGCCAGGACGGTCAGGGCCTGCGGCACGGGCACGATCTCTGGCTCGGAGCCCAGGTGGCGTGGGACATGGTTCAGAAGATCCCCGTCGCCCCGTATGACGGCCACGACCTCGGGATGAAGGACAAGTGGCTTCCACGCGAGCAGCCCACGCGATTCACCGACAAGCTGTCGTCAGTCCACTTTCCAGGGCCGACCGTGAGTCTGACCACGTACGCCGGCAGACTCCGAACCCGAATCGATCTGGGCGCCGCGCTGAATTTCAGCATGGTCAATTCGTTGCCGTTCAATCAGTACTCGGCGACACACTCCACGTGGGGGAGCAAGACGACGCTGCACAACTGGGGGTACTATTACGCACTCGGCACCACGCTCATCGGTCACGCCGAAGCGGAGATGGGTGTCTGGCGTGCGACGGCCGACGCCGATTACCGCCGGTTTGCCTCGATCCAGGGGTTGGACCGCTACCAGGGCGACATCACGGATGACAGCCGCCTGACCGACTCGCGCCTCGTATCGGCGGCGAGCGTGTCAGTCCGGATTCCGCGGACGCCCGTCTTTGGCATGCTGAAAGTGGAAGGGATTGATCGGCGAGGCCGCTTTCACGAGATCGCCGCGCACACGCACGAGGCACGCTTTTCGTATGAGATAGGGGTCTGTTTCTAGCGTGGGCGCGATCCGCATTGTCAGAACCACACAGGGCGCGCGTCGACTTTCGTGGTCTAATCGACGGGACTCAGTCCTGATGGCATGACCAGCGCACAACTTCTCCTGATCGTCGCGGCCGGATGGGGCCTGACCCTCGTGCTGGAGTCCTATCTCACGCTGCGGCCGCAGTTATCATCTCGTCCAGCCGGCGCCTATGCCATTCATCTCGGTCTCTGGCTGCTGCTGGTGGGCGTGCCGCTCGTCGCGTTTCAGCGGCCACTTCTGGTTCTCGTGCTGGCCATGGCGTTCTGGGTGCTGATGGTGACCGTCAGCAACGTCAAACACGACCGGCTCAAAGAGCCGCTGATCTTCACCGATTTCGAGTTCGTGTCCTACGCGATGCGTCACCCGCGCCTGTACGTTCCGTTTTTCGGAGTCGCGCGGTTCCTTCTGTACGGCGGCGTGGCGTTCGCCGCGGCTTTTGGCCTCTGGCGGCTGGAGCAGAACTGGAGGCGTTCCCTCCCCGACGCGGGGCTCGCGGTGTTCGCCGCCGGGAGTGCGATACTCGGGGCAGTGCTGGTCTGGGCCGGCGGACGGATCGTTGGCGAACCCACGCTGGATCCGGTGGTCGACCTTCGGCGCTACGGGCTGGTTGCGAACTTCTGGTTGTATCGTCGAGCGAAACGACGCCCGCGCGTGGGACCCGTGCCCACGCCCTTCAGCGCGGGCGGCGTTCAGACTGCCGATCGCCCCGACATCGTGGCGATCCAGAGCGAATCGTTCTTTGATGTCCGGCGCCTCTATGCAGGCGTCCGCCCGGACGTGCTCGAGAACTTCGACGCCATCCGCCGCGTGGCGGCCGCGGAGGGACGGCTGCTGGTTCCTGCGTGGGGAGCCAACACCGTGCGCACGGAGTTCTCGTTTCTCTCAGGCCTGGCCAGCGAGACGCTCGGCATCGATCGCTTCAACCCGTACCGCTGGCTGGCACGCCGTCCGCTGGTCACGCTGGTTGGCCACTTGCGCGGGTTGGGATACCGGACGGTGTGCGTGCACCCTTATCTCTCGTCGTTCTATGCGAGAGACGAGGTGTTTCCTCACCTCGGATTCGATGAGATTGTCGACGTGCGGTCGTTCTCACACGGCGACAGGTTCGGACCCTACGTCAGCGACGCGGCCGTTGCCGCCACGATCACACGCCTGGTCGACCAGAGCGACAGACCTGTCTTCGTCTTTGCCATCACCATGGAGAACCACGGCCCGCTGCACCTGGAATCGGTGCGGCCAGGAGAGGCCGCCGACTTCATGGCCGACCTGCCGCCGTCATCTTCGCTCCACGATCTGACCGTCTATTTGCGTCACCTGAAGAACGCCGACCGGATGCTGGCCACCCTGAAGAGCTGGATGGACAGCCGATCGCGTCCCGTTCACGTCTGCTGGTACGGGGATCACGTGCCTATCATGCCGCACGTGTACGATGCCATGAGGCCGACCAGCGGCGACACGGACTATCTGTTGTGGAGCAATCGCCGCAATGGCGACGGGCACCACGGCGATGTCGCGATTGAGGCGCTCGGGCCGCTGCTGCTCACGGCTGCCGGGCTCATGCCTGGACAGACGCCGGCACCGAAGACCCACGCGCATTAGAGGGACGGTTGCGGCGCCGAGGCTCCCTTGTCCCGCCTCATCGCGAAGAGCACCAGCGCCACGCCGACCAGCGCCAGCCGTCGAATTCTCCTGATAATCGACAGACTGAGACCCACCGCCGGCGGATAGCCCAGGCTCTGCACGACCAGAATGTGGACGCTCTCCATCACGCCCCATTGGCCAGGAAGCAGGAAGAAGACCGTGTTGCCCACTGTCACGATCGTGCTGATGAACAGGGCTTGAACCAGAGTGATGGGTGCGCCGAGGACGGCCAGGACGATCATGAACTCCAGAGCGCCGATCACTCTTCCGCTCAGGTGGAACAGCAGCGGAAGCGCTGCCCGGCTCACGCCTCCCGAATAAAGCAATCGGAAGTTATCGTCCATCGCGAGGAACTGACTCTGCTTGCTCGTGATCCACGCGATGGCGCTGGGAGAAAAGACCCCGAGCTTCAGCAGACTGCTGGTGACGCCGCGTCGCTGAACGACAACCAGCAGGACGATGCCGACGATGGTCGCCGCGATGCTGACCACCGCCGGAATGACCAGGGTTTGCGGGAGGCGGAGGAACACCAGGCCCAGCGCCAGGCCAGTGATGAGGAACACCACCGACGCCGCAATCTCGACGGTCTTGTCGAACAGGACCGCCGGCACACCGACGCGTAGCGGCACCTGCGTCCTGATCATGAAGGCCCGCATGGCGTCGCCCCCCATGCTGGCCGATGGAAGAAGCAGGTTGAACGCGTCGCTGATGATCTTGACCTTGAACAGCTCCGAGAGCGCTACCCGTTCGAAGAACGTGTCCTGAATCTTCCACCACGCGCACGCCTGCAGAAACAGCCACAGGGTTCCCAGCGCGCAGGTCAGCAGGAGCCACCAGCCGAAATGCGTGAGATTCTCCCAGACCGCCGCGAGGCCAATCCGCCAGATCAGGTACAGCAGGAGGGCGAGGCCGACCGCGGTCAGCGCACCCTGGATCGCCTGTCGCGCGCCAGGTCGTCTCACGATGTTGCGAGCACCACGGCTTTCTGGAGGGCGCGTTCGTCATCCACGTCGATCCAGAATCCTCCGAAGATGTTCATCGCTCCGGCTCTCCGCCGTTCCGCCAGGACGCGCACGCCACCAGTGAGGCTGAAGTCGCCCGACTGCTGACTGTCGCCGAGCGCCGCAAACAGCGCGGACGTGCAGAAGAAGATGCCGGTATCAAACGCGTTGTAGGAGGGCAGGCCCTTCCCGATCTTTGAGATGAGGCCGTCTTCGACCAGTACCCTCGTCACGTCGTCAAGATCCACTGTCGGGTTGCCCAGAAGGCGATCATCGACGGCGAGCATGAGATCCGCGTCGCCGAGCGGTTGAGCGATCAACCTGGCGAGAATGTCCGCGTCGAAGATGTGATCGGACATGAGCAGCACAAACCGATCGCCGACGTGGTTGCGGGCTGCGCAGACCGACAGGCCGTTCTCCTTCGCCCAGTCGTCGTTGGGCACACAGGTGATATTGAAATCCCGCCCGCGGCTGAAGTCGCGCAGATGGCGTTCGAGCGCCTCCCTGGCGTAGCCCGTCACGACGACGAATTCCGCGATGCCCGCCTGGTGGGCGGCCAGTATCACCCACTCGATGAGGGCCCGGCCGTTGACCGGGCACAGCGGCTTGCTGACGGGGCGGCTGTCGAGCCGGCTTCCTCTGCCGGCAGCGAGAATAACAGCCTTCACGACATTCCTTCCCTCCACAACAGCGCCCCTGTTCTCACGCGCCTCACGTCACGGCCGCCAGACGGGGGCATCGGGACCCCGGCTCGCCGGAGTCTTCTATCCTGTCGTTTCCGGCACCGCAAGGCAACCTCCAACCGCTAACCGAAGCACTCGCACCCGAGACGCAAACCGGGTATGGTACGCGCATGAGAAGCCGCCGTTTCGTCCTTTACGTCTGCGCCTGCCTTTTGTCCAGCCCACTCACGGCTCCCCGCGCAGCCGCCGGGGGCGGCGGTCGGCCGCAGGATCAAGCCGCCAGAGGGGCTGGACTTGTGACCGTTGATTTCCGGGCGGTCGGGAGCGCCGGCGCCCCGGTTCTCGATCTCAAGCCGGCCGAGGTGTCGTTGAGGATTGGCGGCCGCGCACGCGACATCCAGTCGCTCGAACTGATTCGGCTTGGCAGCCGACAGGTCGCGGCCAATGGCACCACTCTCGCGCCGCTGGCGCCTCCGTTTGCGAGCAACCATCCGTCAGACGGAGGCCGGAACGTCATTCTCATGCTGGAGGACGAATCGATTCCGTCGGGCCGCGAACAGACGGTGAAAGACGCCGTGGACGCGCTGCTGGACAATCTGACCGTGCGCGATGTGGTCAGCCTCCTCGTCATCTCCAAGGGAAAGTTCGAACCGGGCCCCACCACGCAGCATGACGGCATTCGGACCGCGGTTGGGAAGTTCGTCAGCCAGGCCTCGCAATCCCAGGCCGCGGCGGATGTTGCCTGCAGGACGCAACGTTCTCTCGGCGCGATCCAGAGCGTGATGGCCAGCCTCCCCGGTGGCGCCCGAACAACCATCGTCTTCATCTCCGGCGGACTCGCCCCGCCCATCGTCACCGATGCCATCGTCAGCAAGACCTTCAGCGGAGGAGCGGTGGCGTGCGAAATCCGGCGAAGCGCGTTCAATGACATCTCGACCGCCGCATACAAGACATCCGCGGACTTGTACGCCGTCTACCTTCCACCCGACGTTCAAGGCGGCTCGACTGCCGCATCCGACACCGGGATCGAGACGCTCGCTGGCGCGTCTGGTAACGCGTTGATTCGGCTGTCTGGCGATTCCAAGGCCGAGATGGCGAGAGTGGGGCGCGAGACGTCGGCCTACTATCTGGCCTCGTTCGAACCCGACGCGGCCGAGCGGTCAGGCTCGGCCGCACGCGTGGAGCTTCGCGTGACCCGCGAGAACGTGAAAGTCCGGGCGCGATCTGAGGTTCAGATCGCCAAGAGCGCCGGAGCAGCGGCTGGCACCAAGGCGCTGTCGGCGCGAGACATGCTCCGCGTCGCAACGGCGTATCGCGACCTCTCGATTCGGGCCGTGGCGTGTCCCGCCCGTGATGCCGGCAGCAAGGACCTGAAGATCGTGGTGATGCTCGAGCCATTCGAAGCCAGCCTGCCCCTTGCGTCGGCCGCCGTCGGACTCTTCGACGACAAGGGCAAACTGGTCGTGCAGTGGACCTCGCAACCGACTGATCTTGGCGCCCGGCCGGTGGTGGCCGGCTTTACAGTACGGCCCGGGACGTATCGCATGCGAGTGGCAGCGACAGACGGGGCGGGCCGGGGTGGCACTGTCGATCAGAACCTTGCCGTGGAGCTCGAGAAGGGTGACGGGGCTGTGCAGATGAGCGCGCTGGTGTTTGGGATAGCGAGCGGGCAGGCCTTTGCGCCGCGGCTGATCTTCGAGAGCGAGACCGGCGCGCTCGGCTCCTTCGAGGTGTATGGCGTGCCGAACACCTCCGCAGTGACAGCGGCCGTGGAGATTGCGGCGTCGGCATCCGGCCCGGTCGTGGCGACGGCGCCAGCCCGGGTGGGCTCGCCGGGTAGCGATGGCCGCCGGGTTGCGCTCGCCGCGATCCCGCTCGGTTCGCTTCCCCCCGGCGACCACCTCGTGCGTGTCGTGGTCAGCGTCGACGGCAAACCTGTCGGGCGTGTCGTCCGGACGCTGCGAAAAGTCGGCAGTTAGCGCACCCGCACAGGGGGCGCCGGCTTCGATCGATCCTCGTACGGGCGCAGGACCCACTCGAGAAACACCCAGGTGCGGTTCCACGAATCGATCTGCGCGGGAGAATCCACGCGCTGCAGCGTGGTGGAATCAACCCGGCGGCTGAAGGCGTGGCCGACGCTCGATCCCCACGGCGCCGGATCGACATAGACCTTCGTCTCCGCGAGATCCGGTTTGCGTGATCGCAGCGCATCCACAATCTGCTGATCCTCAACGAAGTTCACATCCTGGTCGTTTGTCGCGACATGGACCAGGAGCGGCACGTGGAGCTTGTCCACGTGATAGAGCGGCGATCGTTCGATGTAGGTTGCCTGTTTCTCGAAGGGCAGCCCGCCAATCCGTTTCTGTGTGGCGAAATCCCATTGGTAGCCAGGGCCCTTGTACGAGAGCCGGAACACGAGATTGGTTACCGGCACGATGGCGGCGCCGACCGCGAACGGCGTCTTCTCACGGAACACGGAGAACAGCGTGATGTATCCGCCATGGCTCCACCCCATGATCCCCAGGCGCTCCGGATCGACGTGCGGGAGGGTCTTCAGGTAGTCCGCGGCCGACACCACGTCGTCGACCTCGTAGCCTCCGTAGTCGATGGCCTGGTGATACGCCTCCCCGTAGCCCGTGCTCCCGCGGTAGTCGGGCGCGATCACGACGTAGCCGCGCTCCACCGCTTCCTTGACGAACGGGAACATCGTGATGCCCCAGTTGCCGTGCACGCCGCCGTGGACCCAGACCATGGCGGCATGGCCCTTCGCACCGCGTTTCTGCAGCGGCTGGAACAGGTAGGCCGGGATGTCCATGTCGCCGACGCTGCTCCGATACGTGACCTTCTTGAAATCGATGATGCCCTTGCAGAGTTCTGGATACCTGGCCTCCGCCGCCACTCGCGCATCGATATCGCGCTGGTAGTCGGTGCCAAGGGACTGATGGGTGGGGTCCTTCGATACGTAGAGGGCTCTGGCCCGATCCGGATCCATCGGGACCTTTGCCCGCGGATTTTCCCGTTGCGGTCGGGCGGCTGCCGCCTGGCCTGCCGGCGGGTTCTGGGCTGGAGGCGGATTCTGGGCAGAACCGGCCACACTGATCGCGGCCGCAAGAACGAGAGTCAACACCGCGTGAGACACATATGAACGCTTCGCAACAGACATGAGGTCCTCCTGTCGAGAGACGCGAGACTCCGGCGCACACTATAGCAGACAGAGGCTGCGCGCCCGCCCCACGCGGCGCCGCGCCCGGCGCGTGGTGGCGCGGTTGGACCCGGCCGGGGGTCTGATGATACCGTTCAAACAAACGCGTCAAGGCCTTCCAGGAGTGGGAACGTGCGGAATCCTGGGAGAGTGGTTCAGCCCCATGCGGCGAAAGTCCGTCACTCCGATGCTCGTCGTCCTGGCGGCTGCGGCGCTGGCCGCGGCACCCGGAGGCGCGCCCCGGGGGCCCTTGACAACTGCTGCCGCCGATCAATCGCAGGCCGCTCCGCAGCAGCCACCGCCGGTGTTCAAGGCCGGCGTCAAGCTTGTCCGCGTCGACGTGACCGTGCTGGGCCGGGGCGACCTGCTGATAGCCGACTTGCAGGCCGCCGATTTCGACGTCTCAGAAGACGGCGTGCCGCAGAAGGTCGATCAACTCCGGTACGTACGACTCGACGGGCGGCGGCCGCAAGGCGACGAGGAGTCGCTGGCGATTCGGTCCCAGGAGCACGCCGAAGCCGAAGCGGCCCGCGAAGACGTGCGCGTGTTCGTGATCTTCCTCGATGACTACCACGTCGACAAACACCCGGCGATCACCATTCCCATCCGCCGCGCACTGAAGGACTTTATCGAGCGGCTCTGGCCGACCGATCTCGTGGCGATGATGGATCCATTGACGCCGCTCGACGCATTGCGCTTCACACGCGTGAAGCAGGAACTGCTCGACGTGGTGGCGAAGTTCGAAGGCCGCCAGGGAGAGTACTATCCGGTGCGCAGCCTTCTCGAGGAAGCCCAGCTCAGATCGGAGAATCCGCGGAGGATGCGCGCGCAGGTGACATTCTCCGCGCTGGCCGGCCTCTGCGTGAAACTCGGCGGCCTGCGCGAAGGCCGAAAGACGGTCATCTTCGTGAGCCAGGGCCCGCCGATCCTGTTCGGCATCGGACAGCCGAGTCTGCGCGAAGACATGCAGGTCGTGATCGACGCCGCCGTTCGCGCCAATGTCACCATCGACGCGGTGGATCCCGAGAGCCTCGGCATGCCCATCCGCGAAGACGCGCGCGCGTCGCTCTTCCAGCTTGCCGGCGAGACGGGCGGGCGCGCGGTGGTCAACACCAACGCGATGGAACTTGGCATGGCGCAGGTACTCAACGAAACCAGCGCCTACTACGTGCTCGGGTACATGCCGACGAGGGCGACCGATGACGGGAAGTACCACAAGATCAGCGTGAAGGTGCGCCGATCAGGCGTTCGGGTGCTCGCGCGCCGGGGTTACTGGGCGCCAAGCACCAAGGAAATGGAGGCTGCGGCCGTGGCGGCGGCCAGGACGCTACCGCCAGGTGTCGCCAGCGCGCAGGATCTCCTCAAGACGACGGAGCCCGGCCGCCGGCCTGTGGAGATCTGGGTCGGGCTCTCGCGTGGCGGCGATGGCCGCCCCCGGGCGGTGGTGACCTGGGCTCTCCCCGACATCGCCCGTCCGCTGCCCATCAACAGGCTGGATGTGGAAATCGTGTCCGCAAAGGGAGGAGCACCCGTTGGGCCCGTGCACACACTGACGGCCGCGGCGGACGCAAAGGCGGAACGCCCTGTCGAGATCTTCACGCTGGATCCTGGAGAGTATGAACTTCGATACTCGGCGCGCACCGCCGACAACAGCGTGGCGGACCGCTGGACCCAGGCGCTCACGGTGCCCGACTTTGCGATGGCCCCGGTGTCACTGGCCACGCCGAAGTTCTACCGTTCAAGGTCCCTCGCGGAGTTCCGGACGATTCGTGCGGCCAGAGATCCGGTGCCGGCGGTGGTGCGCCAGTTCGGACACAACGACCGCGTGCTGGTCGATGCAGAGTGCTACACGCCCGGGACGGGCGAGACACCGAAACTCGACGCGCACGTGATGACCCGAGACGGGCGCGAACTGACGGCGCTCCCGGTGCCCGACCTGGTCAACGGGCGGGCGCGGTTTGAACTGCCCGTCGGCAGCCTCGGACAAGGCACATACCTTCTGCGTGTGCGCGCCAAGGTCGGATCGGCGGAGACGGAGTTGCTGACGGCGTTTCGGGTTGTGCCATAGACGCTGGCTGGATTCCGGCTTTCGCCGGAATGACGAGACAAGAACCAGGAAGCAAGAAGCAAGAATGAAGAAATGACACACTCGGGCCAACGGGCGACAACCACCCCCTCACGTCGGTCCGGGCGGAAACCGCGAACAACCGTCCTCGTGGCGTCAGATTGGGCCCCGATTCGCGCGTTTGATTCGCTTGTGCGCGAAGATCCCGAAGCCGCGTATGGCGATCTGCTGCCCGTGCTCCGCCAGGCCGACCTCCGCATTGTCAACTGCGAGTGCGCGCTGACCACGGCCGCGAAACCCGTGTGGAAGAGCGGCGCGGTGTTCAAGGGCGCCCCCGGGCACGTCAAGGGTCTGACCGCCGTGCCCTTCGACGTCGCGTGTCTCGGCAACAACCACGTCCTCGATTACGGCGTGCGCGGGCTTCGCGAGACGCTGCGGGTGCTGGCGCGCAGCGGCGTGGCGACCGTCGGCGCCGGCCTCACCGAGGATCAAGCCCACGCGCCGCTCTCGCTCGAGCGCAACGGCCTGGCCATCCACCTGGTCAACATCAGCGAAGGCGAAGATCTGACAGCGTCGCGCGGCGGACCAGGCGTGTTCGGCTGGGACATTCCGCGGGCCGTTGCCGCCATCCGCAACCGCAGGAAGGCCAGGGGCGTCGTCATCGCCATCGCGCACTGCGGCCTGGAATACGTGCCCTATCCGCCGCCGTACGTCGTGACAGCCTTCCGCGCCATGATTGACGCCGGCGCCGATGCCGTCATCGGGCATCATCCGCACGTGCCGCAGGGAATCGAATGGCATAACGGCCGGCCCATCGTGTACAGCCTCGGCAATTTCCTGTTCTATCAGCACACGGAGTTGTTCCACCGCAAGATTGGTTTCTGCGTGTCTTTGCAGTTTGACGGAAAGCGGATCGCCGGCCTCGAACTGGTTCCGTATCGCATCACCGACAGTGGACTCCGCCGGCTCGACAGGCAGGAACACGCGGCGTTCAGCAAGACCATGACAATCCTCTCGAAACCGTTTCGAACCGCGTCCGGGCCCGATCGGGCCTGGCACGCGTACCTCGCGAACTACGGC from Acidobacteriota bacterium includes:
- a CDS encoding lysylphosphatidylglycerol synthase transmembrane domain-containing protein, giving the protein MRRPGARQAIQGALTAVGLALLLYLIWRIGLAAVWENLTHFGWWLLLTCALGTLWLFLQACAWWKIQDTFFERVALSELFKVKIISDAFNLLLPSASMGGDAMRAFMIRTQVPLRVGVPAVLFDKTVEIAASVVFLITGLALGLVFLRLPQTLVIPAVVSIAATIVGIVLLVVVQRRGVTSSLLKLGVFSPSAIAWITSKQSQFLAMDDNFRLLYSGGVSRAALPLLFHLSGRVIGALEFMIVLAVLGAPITLVQALFISTIVTVGNTVFFLLPGQWGVMESVHILVVQSLGYPPAVGLSLSIIRRIRRLALVGVALVLFAMRRDKGASAPQPSL
- a CDS encoding VWA domain-containing protein, whose amino-acid sequence is MRRKSVTPMLVVLAAAALAAAPGGAPRGPLTTAAADQSQAAPQQPPPVFKAGVKLVRVDVTVLGRGDLLIADLQAADFDVSEDGVPQKVDQLRYVRLDGRRPQGDEESLAIRSQEHAEAEAAREDVRVFVIFLDDYHVDKHPAITIPIRRALKDFIERLWPTDLVAMMDPLTPLDALRFTRVKQELLDVVAKFEGRQGEYYPVRSLLEEAQLRSENPRRMRAQVTFSALAGLCVKLGGLREGRKTVIFVSQGPPILFGIGQPSLREDMQVVIDAAVRANVTIDAVDPESLGMPIREDARASLFQLAGETGGRAVVNTNAMELGMAQVLNETSAYYVLGYMPTRATDDGKYHKISVKVRRSGVRVLARRGYWAPSTKEMEAAAVAAARTLPPGVASAQDLLKTTEPGRRPVEIWVGLSRGGDGRPRAVVTWALPDIARPLPINRLDVEIVSAKGGAPVGPVHTLTAAADAKAERPVEIFTLDPGEYELRYSARTADNSVADRWTQALTVPDFAMAPVSLATPKFYRSRSLAEFRTIRAARDPVPAVVRQFGHNDRVLVDAECYTPGTGETPKLDAHVMTRDGRELTALPVPDLVNGRARFELPVGSLGQGTYLLRVRAKVGSAETELLTAFRVVP
- a CDS encoding CapA family protein, with amino-acid sequence MASDWAPIRAFDSLVREDPEAAYGDLLPVLRQADLRIVNCECALTTAAKPVWKSGAVFKGAPGHVKGLTAVPFDVACLGNNHVLDYGVRGLRETLRVLARSGVATVGAGLTEDQAHAPLSLERNGLAIHLVNISEGEDLTASRGGPGVFGWDIPRAVAAIRNRRKARGVVIAIAHCGLEYVPYPPPYVVTAFRAMIDAGADAVIGHHPHVPQGIEWHNGRPIVYSLGNFLFYQHTELFHRKIGFCVSLQFDGKRIAGLELVPYRITDSGLRRLDRQEHAAFSKTMTILSKPFRTASGPDRAWHAYLANYGTAGFTAEVSGILARMKTEPQKAAAMFRNRITTMQHVELWRDFLTATMAGGPTGYPREASRMVEEYFTRPYSPYRSSAESTTALTRSR
- a CDS encoding LTA synthase family protein, yielding MTSAQLLLIVAAGWGLTLVLESYLTLRPQLSSRPAGAYAIHLGLWLLLVGVPLVAFQRPLLVLVLAMAFWVLMVTVSNVKHDRLKEPLIFTDFEFVSYAMRHPRLYVPFFGVARFLLYGGVAFAAAFGLWRLEQNWRRSLPDAGLAVFAAGSAILGAVLVWAGGRIVGEPTLDPVVDLRRYGLVANFWLYRRAKRRPRVGPVPTPFSAGGVQTADRPDIVAIQSESFFDVRRLYAGVRPDVLENFDAIRRVAAAEGRLLVPAWGANTVRTEFSFLSGLASETLGIDRFNPYRWLARRPLVTLVGHLRGLGYRTVCVHPYLSSFYARDEVFPHLGFDEIVDVRSFSHGDRFGPYVSDAAVAATITRLVDQSDRPVFVFAITMENHGPLHLESVRPGEAADFMADLPPSSSLHDLTVYLRHLKNADRMLATLKSWMDSRSRPVHVCWYGDHVPIMPHVYDAMRPTSGDTDYLLWSNRRNGDGHHGDVAIEALGPLLLTAAGLMPGQTPAPKTHAH
- a CDS encoding DUF3943 domain-containing protein, translating into MAVVCLVLGVLAAIPAASRADVPQAPVPIDVIHTPDTRAVPRSLLANVTFDPPDPDKDSQAEPPTGQRRRANTGRAMLEMGGFLSYSASNYWRKYASFIEDWQFKLTWRDQTRKWFTSEGLRLDSNNFRLNWTHGAAGALYYSFARSNGFGPGGSFLFAAGGSLLWEYGAEWREISSINDHVYTAIGSVPIAESLFQVSNHFRNRHGLANRLGELATNPLVAINDLLDGKGRPPRVATDQWHDFRLSTGGLRGAPLADSDAATQNVLSLDLRTVTLPGYGKAGTGSGRTDGTIDSGFHFDAKALGLNVEEFSISARTTLLGWWWRDIRQDGQGLRHGHDLWLGAQVAWDMVQKIPVAPYDGHDLGMKDKWLPREQPTRFTDKLSSVHFPGPTVSLTTYAGRLRTRIDLGAALNFSMVNSLPFNQYSATHSTWGSKTTLHNWGYYYALGTTLIGHAEAEMGVWRATADADYRRFASIQGLDRYQGDITDDSRLTDSRLVSAASVSVRIPRTPVFGMLKVEGIDRRGRFHEIAAHTHEARFSYEIGVCF
- a CDS encoding NTP transferase domain-containing protein; the encoded protein is MKAVILAAGRGSRLDSRPVSKPLCPVNGRALIEWVILAAHQAGIAEFVVVTGYAREALERHLRDFSRGRDFNITCVPNDDWAKENGLSVCAARNHVGDRFVLLMSDHIFDADILARLIAQPLGDADLMLAVDDRLLGNPTVDLDDVTRVLVEDGLISKIGKGLPSYNAFDTGIFFCTSALFAALGDSQQSGDFSLTGGVRVLAERRRAGAMNIFGGFWIDVDDERALQKAVVLATS
- a CDS encoding alpha/beta fold hydrolase; this translates as MSVAKRSYVSHAVLTLVLAAAISVAGSAQNPPPAQNPPAGQAAAARPQRENPRAKVPMDPDRARALYVSKDPTHQSLGTDYQRDIDARVAAEARYPELCKGIIDFKKVTYRSSVGDMDIPAYLFQPLQKRGAKGHAAMVWVHGGVHGNWGITMFPFVKEAVERGYVVIAPDYRGSTGYGEAYHQAIDYGGYEVDDVVSAADYLKTLPHVDPERLGIMGWSHGGYITLFSVFREKTPFAVGAAIVPVTNLVFRLSYKGPGYQWDFATQKRIGGLPFEKQATYIERSPLYHVDKLHVPLLVHVATNDQDVNFVEDQQIVDALRSRKPDLAETKVYVDPAPWGSSVGHAFSRRVDSTTLQRVDSPAQIDSWNRTWVFLEWVLRPYEDRSKPAPPVRVR